A DNA window from Pseudodesulfovibrio thermohalotolerans contains the following coding sequences:
- a CDS encoding methyl-accepting chemotaxis protein, which yields MGIRAKLFLPLLGMALVMLVGGYLVLKSQFADLENSFVTLILRGKIEDVRQSITQISESALQQAALFSRMPEVVEAYALANRGNMDDEADPMLQEARERLRASLAPVLAGYKENIGRSFQLHFHLPTARSLLRTWREKQAKKGGEWVDISDDLSGFRNTVIDVNKTRKPVLGIEPGRGGFTIRGLTPVTGTDGAHLGSVEVLLGFDNILKTMESAGAVKALLYMDAKLLPVTTRLRDPAKNPVKDGKFVLIYGQKNESARALAGTDLLDRGMQSALVEVEGHDGVAVFPVKDYRGDAIGVILLSMDITDQQAMMSAVAWLVGVGLLIVVVVPIVIIFWVVERSVKRPIIQCADLASDIARGDLRSQACEMRSDEMGIILSAMCEMNATLANTIRDIRDISGEVAEGCSELSLASDSLSKGANQQAAGIEEIAASLEEMSGSVQQTADIAHRTEVTASKASADAETGGEAVARTVSAMRKIADEIGIIEEIARQTNLLALNAAIEAARAGEAGKGFAVVAAEVRKLAERSGTAAAGISELSSSSVAVAEEAGELLKRMVPDIQHTAELIQEISAAASEQSQGIAQVSKAIQESESVVQQNASTAEEVAATAASLSEGSRSLHEAIGRFNLGEEDGLKRY from the coding sequence ATGGGTATCCGCGCCAAACTTTTTCTGCCCCTGCTGGGCATGGCCCTGGTTATGCTCGTAGGCGGGTATCTGGTCCTCAAGTCACAGTTCGCCGATCTGGAGAACTCCTTTGTGACCCTGATTCTGCGGGGAAAAATCGAGGACGTCCGCCAGTCCATCACACAAATTTCCGAAAGCGCCCTGCAACAGGCGGCCCTGTTCAGCCGAATGCCCGAAGTGGTCGAGGCATACGCCCTGGCCAACCGGGGAAACATGGACGATGAAGCCGACCCCATGCTCCAGGAGGCCAGAGAACGACTGCGCGCATCCCTCGCGCCCGTGCTCGCGGGATACAAGGAAAACATCGGCCGGAGCTTCCAGCTCCATTTCCATTTGCCCACGGCCCGAAGCCTGCTGCGCACCTGGCGCGAGAAACAGGCCAAAAAGGGCGGCGAGTGGGTGGACATTTCCGACGACCTGTCCGGATTCCGCAACACGGTCATCGACGTGAACAAGACCCGCAAGCCGGTCCTGGGCATAGAGCCGGGCCGGGGCGGCTTCACCATCCGAGGTCTCACGCCGGTCACCGGGACGGACGGAGCACACCTCGGGTCCGTGGAAGTGCTGCTCGGGTTCGACAACATCCTCAAGACCATGGAGTCCGCCGGAGCCGTCAAGGCCCTGCTCTACATGGACGCCAAGCTGCTTCCGGTGACCACCAGACTGCGGGACCCGGCCAAGAACCCGGTCAAGGACGGCAAGTTCGTGCTCATCTACGGCCAGAAGAACGAATCGGCGCGGGCCTTGGCCGGTACCGACCTCCTGGACCGAGGGATGCAGTCCGCCCTGGTGGAGGTCGAGGGGCATGACGGAGTGGCCGTGTTTCCGGTCAAGGACTACCGGGGCGACGCCATCGGCGTGATCCTCCTGTCCATGGACATCACGGACCAGCAGGCCATGATGTCCGCCGTGGCGTGGCTCGTCGGGGTGGGCCTGCTCATCGTGGTGGTCGTGCCCATCGTCATCATCTTCTGGGTGGTGGAACGGTCCGTGAAGCGGCCCATCATCCAATGCGCCGACCTGGCCTCGGACATCGCCCGGGGCGACCTGCGAAGCCAGGCCTGCGAAATGCGCAGCGACGAGATGGGCATCATCCTGTCGGCCATGTGTGAAATGAACGCGACCCTCGCGAACACCATCCGCGACATACGGGATATCTCCGGCGAAGTGGCCGAGGGATGCTCGGAACTTTCCCTGGCCAGCGACAGTCTTTCCAAGGGCGCAAACCAGCAGGCCGCGGGCATCGAGGAGATCGCCGCCAGCCTGGAGGAGATGTCCGGCAGCGTCCAGCAGACCGCCGACATCGCCCACAGGACCGAAGTGACCGCCTCCAAGGCTTCGGCAGACGCCGAGACGGGTGGCGAGGCCGTGGCCCGCACCGTGTCCGCCATGCGCAAGATCGCCGACGAAATCGGCATCATCGAGGAAATCGCGCGCCAAACCAACCTGCTGGCGCTCAACGCGGCCATCGAGGCGGCCCGAGCCGGAGAGGCGGGCAAGGGATTCGCCGTGGTCGCGGCCGAGGTGCGCAAACTGGCCGAACGCAGCGGCACGGCCGCGGCAGGCATCAGCGAGCTGTCGTCCAGCAGCGTGGCCGTGGCCGAGGAAGCCGGAGAACTGCTCAAGCGCATGGTCCCGGACATTCAGCACACGGCCGAGCTGATCCAGGAAATCTCCGCCGCCGCCAGCGAACAAAGCCAGGGCATCGCGCAGGTTTCCAAGGCCATCCAGGAGTCGGAATCCGTGGTCCAGCAGAACGCCTCCACAGCCGAGGAGGTCGCGGCCACGGCCGCCAGCCTGTCCGAGGGCTCCCGCTCCCTGCACGAGGCCATCGGCCGCTTCAACCTGGGCGAGGAAGACGGCCTCAAACGCTACTGA
- a CDS encoding integrase domain-containing protein, with amino-acid sequence MGKSDSLKFAVNRATLSGQKTKQHRIRQTARHFVDVLRQANMGIEKWTNVSNKHFQRVADAMRADGVGDGRIAEVFTAARHICRAYGNDQISESNATFGVKRGSIANAMSRAVAADVFQGTLTRMRNDKSYPHAGRAAAQIDLMYNVGLRREESAKLDLPNDWDRENHSLLVQYGTKGGRPRTLYGLSRQQEAALKRAEEYVSPSDRKGINNLMPEGMGDEWLHRLDYAARKHGLTGKDAGGTLHGLRHERFRQMYVDHTGFEPPNQYDSVQAFHEAAQATAGDDWPRLDDEARDNIEVAAGHSPGRRDVSNAYLGSSR; translated from the coding sequence ATGGGAAAATCCGACAGCCTTAAGTTTGCGGTGAACCGGGCAACCTTGTCCGGGCAAAAAACGAAACAACACCGAATCCGCCAGACTGCCCGCCATTTCGTCGATGTTTTGCGCCAGGCGAACATGGGGATTGAAAAGTGGACCAATGTATCCAACAAGCATTTCCAGCGCGTGGCGGATGCCATGCGTGCGGACGGTGTGGGCGACGGCAGGATTGCCGAAGTCTTCACCGCGGCACGCCACATCTGCCGCGCTTACGGAAACGATCAGATCAGCGAAAGCAACGCGACCTTCGGGGTCAAGCGCGGGTCCATCGCCAATGCGATGTCCCGTGCGGTCGCCGCGGATGTCTTCCAAGGCACCCTGACCCGCATGCGGAACGACAAGTCGTATCCGCACGCGGGTCGGGCGGCGGCGCAGATCGACCTGATGTACAACGTGGGATTGCGCCGGGAAGAATCAGCCAAGCTGGACTTGCCTAACGACTGGGACCGGGAAAACCATAGCCTTCTCGTTCAGTATGGGACCAAGGGCGGCAGGCCCCGAACCCTGTACGGCTTGTCCCGGCAACAGGAAGCGGCCCTTAAGCGGGCCGAAGAATACGTGTCCCCTTCCGACCGAAAGGGCATCAACAATCTCATGCCCGAAGGCATGGGCGACGAATGGCTGCATCGGCTGGATTATGCAGCCAGAAAGCACGGCCTGACGGGCAAGGATGCCGGGGGTACCCTGCATGGCCTGCGTCACGAACGCTTTCGACAGATGTATGTGGACCATACGGGCTTCGAACCGCCGAACCAGTACGATAGCGTTCAGGCATTCCACGAAGCCGCCCAGGCCACGGCCGGGGACGACTGGCCCCGGCTCGACGACGAAGCACGCGACAACATCGAAGTGGCGGCGGGGCATTCGCCTGGCCGTCGGGACGTATCGAACGCCTATCTTGGCAGTTCCCGTTAG
- a CDS encoding helix-turn-helix domain-containing protein has translation MAEDDDVDLTPVKTPEQLLKEEVGLYLKIVRENRHKPLRWVAQKLGCSSSFISQIEKGDASIPLDRVLDFSLAYDLPVPEFVRIVLVTMHNDTYRALMSILENDPEMANAANSCHTIANPKERAKRRKILNPGLSSKSLDRMREFILENQKPTYGKPVAGDS, from the coding sequence ATGGCCGAAGATGACGACGTTGACCTCACCCCTGTGAAGACCCCGGAACAATTGTTGAAAGAAGAAGTCGGGCTTTATCTGAAGATTGTCCGGGAGAATCGGCACAAACCCCTCAGATGGGTCGCCCAGAAATTGGGGTGCTCCAGCTCGTTCATATCCCAGATCGAAAAGGGGGACGCTTCGATTCCACTGGATCGGGTACTCGACTTCTCCCTTGCCTATGATCTTCCTGTTCCGGAGTTCGTTCGAATCGTTCTCGTCACCATGCACAACGACACATATCGGGCGTTGATGAGCATACTGGAGAATGACCCGGAAATGGCTAATGCCGCCAACAGTTGCCACACGATTGCAAATCCCAAAGAACGAGCCAAGCGTCGCAAAATTCTCAATCCGGGACTGAGCTCAAAATCGCTTGATCGAATGCGGGAATTTATCTTGGAGAACCAAAAACCAACATATGGGAAACCGGTGGCAGGTGACTCATGA
- a CDS encoding DNA-methyltransferase: MIDLRKQDHLGVTSSSKDGDIHNKDAFLFLGNCPAHRYEAIITDPPYEIGIAGKDWDCKKLRIDVLAYQFHRVLKPGGNVFVFCSDFQFGDWYRELSRYFTRLRKYAWCKPDSRGTNKGMFQESFELGLHVCSENAYFDMEDRYKNYVVAGKTSGNERMMPDPDEEWSTKKGEKTLHPTQKKLSVIETLVTALSKKGDTILDPFAGTGTLGVAAKNLGRKFEMVEYGFRNHIAAWDRILGEE; this comes from the coding sequence ATGATAGATTTACGGAAACAAGACCATCTTGGGGTAACCTCTTCGTCTAAGGACGGCGACATTCACAACAAGGACGCGTTCCTTTTTTTGGGGAATTGTCCTGCCCACAGGTACGAGGCCATAATCACCGACCCACCTTACGAGATCGGTATTGCCGGCAAGGATTGGGATTGCAAAAAGCTACGGATCGACGTTCTGGCCTATCAATTCCATCGCGTTCTGAAACCTGGCGGCAATGTCTTTGTGTTCTGCTCGGATTTCCAATTCGGCGATTGGTATCGTGAGCTTTCCCGCTATTTTACCAGGTTGCGCAAGTATGCTTGGTGCAAACCGGATTCGCGAGGCACCAACAAGGGGATGTTCCAGGAAAGCTTCGAACTTGGGCTACATGTGTGCTCAGAAAATGCATACTTCGACATGGAAGACCGCTATAAAAATTATGTGGTCGCTGGAAAAACATCAGGGAATGAACGGATGATGCCTGACCCAGACGAGGAATGGTCAACCAAGAAGGGCGAAAAAACCCTTCACCCAACTCAAAAAAAATTGTCGGTAATTGAGACTCTGGTTACCGCATTGAGCAAAAAGGGCGACACCATTCTTGATCCCTTTGCCGGCACCGGAACGCTTGGGGTCGCAGCCAAAAATTTGGGCAGAAAATTCGAGATGGTCGAGTACGGCTTCCGAAACCACATTGCGGCATGGGACAGGATTCTAGGGGAAGAGTGA